Proteins from one Impatiens glandulifera chromosome 2, dImpGla2.1, whole genome shotgun sequence genomic window:
- the LOC124928011 gene encoding protein WEAK CHLOROPLAST MOVEMENT UNDER BLUE LIGHT 1 — protein sequence MEEEEEHNSILDVQFPPILPTTTTTIPNQQQDESLLIPPPSETNQPQQHKNHDQEEKQVFGSPIHPDHSDTIIDTLFDNATNFPPTADAAKPQIENNNLAVSTSQPDANIVALVKESEVVEETKPNSQTLVEENASSGGSSLIEGLLHLNRSQDNQLQEEETANQTSLNSSYVASKDPENVYVVSKDPENVYVVSKDPENVYVVSKDPENAFVVSKDPENAFVVSKDPENVDTIKNVIIDTAAPIESVKAAVSKFGGIVDWKAHKVQTVERRKVIEHELDKAQEEIPMYKLQYKAAEGAKTQVMKELESTKRLIEELKLNLEKAQMEEQQAKQDSELAKLRVVEMEQGVTDEASVAAKAQLEVARARHSTAVSELKIVKDELEQLHKDFSLLDAEKDSAVKKAEEAVSTAKELEKSVEDFMIELITTKESLESAQAAHMEAEDHRIGTTMTTEQDTLHWEKELKQAEEELEKVNQKMNSAKELQAKLDTASSLLATLKSELVSYMESKPEVTDPKNRTHTEIHEAIALAKRELGEVKQTILKSTTEVNILKLAAESLNSELETAKSSLAAVNQREGMASVAVASLESELTRIKMEINLVQSKEKDAREKMVDLPKTLQEAAKEADEAKLLAEQSREEMRKAKDESDQTKASAGTIESRLHATLKEIDAARASEKLAMAAINALKESESAQKDGEGDDLTNRVTLSLEEYYALSKRAHEAEEEASARVLTALSEIEIAKESEQTMMIKLEEASAEMKSQKEALEVALVKAEKAKEGKLGVEQELRKWRAEHEKRRKGFESGEEGSGNNNNKNKELTQIGNSSTLDQNMDGYDDQESQYEDSSSDMKSSKKKKKSFFPRFFMFLARKKPSQKT from the exons atggaagaagaagaagaacacaATTCAATTCTAGATGTCCAATTTCCTCCAATTCttccaacaacaacaacaaccatcCCCAATCAACAACAAGATGAATCTTTGCTCATACCTCCTCCATCAGAAACAAACCAACCTCAACAACACAAAAACCATGATCAAGAAGAAAAACAAGTTTTCGGTTCTCCTATCCATCCCGATCATTCCGATACCATTATCGATACCCTTTTCGATAACGCAACAAACTTTCCACCAACCGCAGACGCCGCCAAGCCGCAAATCGAAAACAACAACCTCGCTGTTTCAACCAGCCAACCCGATGCTAATATTGTCGCATTGGTAAAAGAATCTGAGGTGGTCGAAGAAACCAAACCCAACTCCCAAACTTTGGTAGAAGAAAACGCCTCAAGTGGTGGCAGTAGTCTCATCGAAGGACTTCTGCATTTAAATCGTTCTCAAGATAACCAACTTCAAGAGGAGGAGACTGCCAATCAAACATCCTTGAATTCCTCCTATGTTGCTTCTAAGGATCCTGAGAATGTCTATGTTGTTTCTAAGGATCCCGAGAATGTCTATGTTGTTTCTAAAGATCCCGAGAATGTCTATGTTGTTTCGAAGGATCCCGAGAATGCCTTTGTTGTTTCTAAGGATCCCGAGAATGCCTTTGTTGTTTCTAAGGATCCCGAGAATGTCGATACAATCAAGAATGTCATCATCGATACCGCAGCTCCCATTGAATCCGTCAAGGCCGCGGTTTCCAAATTTGGTGGAATTGTTGATTGGAAGGCCCATAAGGTTCAAACCGTAGag AGGCGAAAGGTGATCGAACACGAACTCGACAAAGCACAGGAGGAAATCCCAATGTACAAGCTACAATACAAAGCAGCAGAAGGGGCCAAAACACAGGTTATGAAAGAATTAGAGAGCACAAAGAGGCTGATAGAAGAATTAAAACTCAACCTGGAGAAAGCGCAAATGGAGGAGCAACAAGCCAAGCAAGATTCCGAACTCGCCAAGCTAAGAGTAGTGGAGATGGAACAAGGGGTAACCGACGAGGCAAGCGTGGCAGCCAAGGCTCAACTAGAGGTGGCTCGAGCCCGTCATTCAACAGCAGTCTCCGAGCTGAAAATAGTTAAAGACGAACTCGAACAACTCCATAAAGATTTCTCACTTCTAGACGCAGAGAAAGATTCCGCTGTAAAGAAGGCGGAAGAGGCGGTTTCCACTGCAAAGGAGTTGGAAAAATCAGTTGAAGATTTCATGATCGAGTTGATCACCACTAAGGAATCGTTGGAATCGGCTCAGGCAGCTCATATGGAGGCAGAGGATCATAGGATCGGAACCACTATGACAACTGAACAAGACACTCTGCATTGGGAGAAGGAGTTAAAACAGGCTGAGGAGGAGCTCGAGAAAGTAAACCAGAAGATGAATTCCGCAAAGGAGCTACAAGCGAAACTCGACACAGCTTCATCATTACTTGCAACATTGAAATCGGAACTGGTTTCCTACATGGAATCAAAACCGGAAGTTACAGATCCTAAGAACCGAACTCACACCGAGATACATGAAGCAATCGCGTTGGCGAAACGTGAATTAGGAGAAGTTAAACAAACTATACTGAAATCAACAACCGAGGTCAACATCTTGAAGCTCGCAGCCGAATCGTTGAACTCAGAGCTCGAAACCGCGAAATCATCTCTCGCGGCAGTTAACCAGAGGGAAGGAATGGCTTCAGTAGCGGTTGCATCTCTCGAATCTGAGCTGACAAGGATTAAAATGGAGATCAATCTAGTACAGAGTAAGGAAAAGGATGCAAGAGAAAAGATGGTCGATCTTCCTAAAACATTACAAGAAGCAGCCAAAGAAGCAGACGAAGCGAAATTACTAGCTGAACAATCTAGAGAAGAGATGCGTAAAGCTAAGGATGAATCCGATCAAACAAAAGCATCAGCTGGAACAATCGAGAGTCGTTTACACGCAACTTTAAAGGAAATCGACGCAGCCAGGGCTTCAGAGAAGTTAGCAATGGCAGCGATCAACGCGTTGAAAGAGAGTGAATCAGCTCAAAAGGACGGTGAAGGAGATGATTTAACGAACAGAGTCACTCTATCTCTTGAAGAATACTACGCGTTAAGCAAACGCGCACATGAGGCTGAGGAGGAAGCGAGTGCTAGAGTTCTAACCGCTCTATCGGAAATCGAGATCGCAAAGGAGTCAGAGCAAACGATGATGATAAAGCTTGAGGAAGCTAGCGCGGAAATGAAGTCGCAAAAGGAAGCATTAGAGGTTGCGTTGGTGAAAGCGGAGAAGGCGAAGGAAGGGAAATTAGGAGTTGAACAGGAATTGAGAAAATGGAGAGCAGAACATGAGAAACGTAGAAAAGGATTTGAATCTGGTGAAGAAGGAAgcggtaataataataataagaacaaAGAATTAACTCAGATTGGAAATTCGAGTACGTTAGATCAGAATATGGATGGATATGATGATCAAGAGAGTCAGTATGAAGATTCATCGTCGGATATGAAAtcatcgaagaagaagaagaaatcattCTTTCCTCGATTCTTCATGTTCTTGGCTAGAAAGAAGCCGTCACAGAAGACTTAA
- the LOC124926960 gene encoding sterol carrier protein 2, with the protein MADSVQQLKSASIFDQMKAHISSEAGKELIKKIGLVYQINIAPKKLGINEEVYTVDLKKGEVKKGPYEDGKPDATFSFTDNDFIKVVSGKMNPQMAFMRGAMKVKGSLSAAQKFTPDIFPKPSKL; encoded by the exons ATGGCGGACTCTGTTCAGCAGCTCAAATCCGCAAGCATCTTCGATCAGATGAAGGCTCACATCTCATCTGAAGCCGGCAAAGAACTAATCAAAAAGATCGGCCTCGTCTATCAGATTAACATTGCTCCTAAG AAACTTGGAATCAATGAGGAGGTTTATACAGTCGATCTGAAGAAAGGAGAAGTGAAGAAAG gGCCTTATGAGGATGGAAAACCTGATGCAACATTCTCCTTTACTGATAATGACTTTATTAAAGTTGTATCAGGGAAAATGAACCCTCAGATGGCTTTCATGAG GGGAGCAATGAAGGTGAAAGGTAGCTTGAGTGCAGCTCAGAAGTTTACCCCTGATATCTTCCCCAAGCCTTCGAAGCTTTGA
- the LOC124924029 gene encoding thioredoxin-like 4, chloroplastic, with the protein MQDPIILQQNHHQFRTHSSLIIPISTGVLSRRHYYYNSSNHNNSNNILLLSRSRTESIKCVAPAKGNLDYHEEEDEDEDLEPCPVECVRVFEKDDEFLKILEKAKEDGSLVVVDFYRTSCGSCKYIEQIFSKMCKGAGEQQAPIIFLKHNVIDEYDEQSEVAERLRIKSVPLFHFYKDGVLLEAFPTRDKKRILDAIVKYSNSPLPL; encoded by the exons ATGCAAGATCCAATCATCCTTCAACAAAATCACCACCAATTTAGAACCCATTCTTCACTAATAATCCCCATCTCCACCGGAGTTCTCAGCCGGAGACATTATTATTACAATTCTTcaaatcataataatagtaataatatccTTCTTCTTTCTAGATCAAGAACAGAATCAATTAAATGTGTGGCGCCGGCAAAGGGTAATCTTGATTATCAtgaagaagaggatgaagatgaagatttaGAACCGTGCCCAGTTGAATGTGTTAGGGTATTCGAGAAAGATGATGaatttttgaagattttggAGAAGGCTAAGGAAGATGGTTCGTTGGTTGTGGTTGATTTTTATCGTACTTCATGTGGAAGTTGCAAATATATTGAACAGATCTTCTCCAAGATGTGTAAAGGAGCTGGAGAACAACAGGCTCCTATCATCTTCCTTAAACATAAT GTGATCGATGAGTACGATGAACAATCCGAGGTTGCTGAACGTCTTAGAATCAAG TCAGTTCCCCTCTTTCATTTCTACAAAGATGGAGTCCTACTTGAAGCTTTCCCGACAAGAGATAAGAAGAGGATTCTCGATGCCATTGTTAAATACTCCAACTCGCCTCTTCCTCTTTGA